The genomic DNA TACTCGTTATACTCTTTTTCATTCATAAATTTTGCTTTTTTTGATTAAACGTTCACCTTTTGCTAGTTCTCTTAAATCGATCTCCTGCTGTAATAATTCCATTAGATACTGTTTTGGACTCTCGAAGGGTATCTTCTGATACAGGTCGGAAACGTATGCTAAACGAAGCATCTTACACCTTTCTTTAATCAAGTCAGACATGCTTTACAGCCTCCTTTGCAGGAGAATCATTCATGGGTTGGAGGGAATCATAGATATTCCAGTCCACATCATAAGGGTGGTTCGTAGAATCACCGTAAACTTCTTCTGGTAATAATTCATAGAATCGTTCATCTATTTCTTGCATGTCATGATTTAGAATTAGACTTAATAACCACTCAACACGCTCTTTTCTTAGTGTTGTTGATTCGATATTTAAGTAATGTGCAATTCTTCCAGGCAAATAAGGAAAATACCGAGAATATACAATGGATCGTGGCTTCCAGCTCCAATTTTTTAATATAGATTGCCATGGGGATTTCTCTCGTTTGATTCATATACGGTCGGGGTCCTTTAGAGAGGAGCTCACCATTTGTAGAAACAACTTTGTAGTGATCCCAATACAAAATCAAATATAAACTGCTATAGTGGTAACTTCTAGGCACATGAATCAATGCTCCATCAATACGGACTTCACCATATTTGTTAGCTGTTACCATTGATTGTTTAAATACTGGATAATCTACTTCAGGTAAAGCTAATCCAAATTTCCCTTCTTCCTCCAATAAATCTGCGATAACGAGCTTCTTCTTGTAATGAAGGCGTTGATGGTCTTGTTTTTAGAATGTTCAAATAACAACTCGCGCAAGTGAATTAAATCTTTAATGACGGGGGATGGAGTGAAAAAGTTATAACGAACATATCCAACCTTGTTTTCTACGTGTCCTTTTTCATTTCCTTTTCTCGGATTACAGGCTTGTGCTTCAAATCCGTAATAACTCGCAAAACGTTGAAATGCCTCAGTGAAAATAGTTTCTTGATTCCGGCTTCTTGCTTTAACAACCGCTGCCGAAAGATTATCCAAACGAAGCTTTCTTGGTACAAAACCTGCTTCATCAAAAAGTACTTTAAGACCTTCCAAAAAACATTCCTGGTTTTCTGCCCTTAAAGGAACTGCAAACCCCCCGTTACTATACGGGAAACTCATCACTAAACAATGTATGTCTTTCACTTTGCCATCTTCGATTGCCTCTGTAATTCCAAAGTCTACTTGAGCTTCAGCGGGTGGATGAGTCAGCCTTTCGTATTCTACTTTCCATTCATCCGCTTCATCCAACATTTTTTCTTTCCATTCTTCTTTGATAAAGTTACAAACGGTTCGATAAGAACCGGGAAAATCTAACTTCTGTAATTGCTTAAACAGAATCGTGTTATTCCTTCTTAGTTTCTTTTTAAGTGCATAATCCTCAACTAGCCAATCAATGACAATTTCTCCCCACTTTTCCTCATACATCATCCCCTTTTTTACAACTACGTTTTCTTCAGGTAACTGATCTTCATCTGCATACTTTTTGACAGTTGTCCAACTAAAACCAGTGCGTTTTGAGATTTCGTTGATTGACAAGGATTTTATATTCCTTAATTTTTTGATATGATTAATTTCAGGCATTGCTAGCATCCTTTCATCCCCCCACCTTTAATTGATTAGACACCAATAACGGTAGGGTATATTGAGAGGGCTGGCAAGCCTTTTTTATATGTGCAACCTTCTAACATTTTGGTTGCAATACTCTTAACTTTTATTTTGCATTAAACAATCATTGGGATCCATATCGGTAATTATTATTCAAACAGATTAAATCTAGGTAAAA from Bacillus aquiflavi includes the following:
- the istA gene encoding IS21 family transposase → MLAMPEINHIKKLRNIKSLSINEISKRTGFSWTTVKKYADEDQLPEENVVVKKGMMYEEKWGEIVIDWLVEDYALKKKLRRNNTILFKQLQKLDFPGSYRTVCNFIKEEWKEKMLDEADEWKVEYERLTHPPAEAQVDFGITEAIEDGKVKDIHCLVMSFPYSNGGFAVPLRAENQECFLEGLKVLFDEAGFVPRKLRLDNLSAAVVKARSRNQETIFTEAFQRFASYYGFEAQACNPRKGNEKGHVENKVGYVRYNFFTPSPVIKDLIHLRELLFEHSKNKTINAFITRRSSLSQIYWRKKGNLD